In one window of Candidatus Scalindua sp. DNA:
- a CDS encoding metallophosphoesterase, with protein MKFAIFSDIHSNLEALAAVFLDILNTNEKIDTFLIPGDIVGYGANPNEWCTIINFLKNGKASYMIYDTVLKKICLKRSAYNTEATKAKILKAKLPTDLANRLVKGN; from the coding sequence ATGAAATTTGCTATTTTTTCAGACATACATAGTAATTTGGAGGCCCTGGCAGCCGTTTTTTTAGACATACTCAACACTAATGAGAAGATTGATACCTTTTTGATCCCTGGAGATATCGTTGGTTATGGTGCAAATCCGAACGAGTGGTGCACCATCATCAATTTTCTAAAGAATGGAAAGGCGTCATATATGATTTATGACACTGTCCTTAAAAAGATCTGCCTCAAACGCTCAGCGTATAATACCGAAGCGACGAAGGCTAAGATATTGAAAGCAAAGCTTCCCACAGATCTTGCAAATCGTCTCGTTAAAGGTAATTAA
- a CDS encoding protein kinase — protein sequence MYRIKDYTFKSFKTIANLHKSNYAVLENETSLGIKYCPHMSFDGEFRILHQLDQKQIPKVYDYGQGTMYKDKEVVLTQYFIVLDHTSDIDLVGYFQEKMAEDFSSQIKNIIECYISVCDPLDYLHSKNLIHCDIKPGHIMIDPDTNTTYLIDFELAIRKADIIKGISMDYASPEQIDLLHNLRNQPENIPLEAISFFLSLDDKTDIYSTGAVMYETLTKQKWKDSKIPPRDINRLIPQKLEDVIMASLEEDPSNRIATAKQLKQSLQNLL from the coding sequence ATGTACAGGATCAAGGACTACACCTTTAAATCATTTAAGACGATTGCAAATCTGCATAAGTCAAATTATGCCGTACTGGAAAACGAGACGAGTCTAGGTATAAAATATTGTCCGCACATGTCATTTGATGGTGAATTCCGTATTTTGCATCAGTTGGACCAGAAACAGATACCCAAGGTTTACGATTATGGGCAAGGCACCATGTATAAGGATAAAGAGGTAGTCCTTACCCAGTATTTTATCGTTCTTGATCATACGAGTGACATCGACCTCGTTGGTTATTTTCAAGAGAAAATGGCTGAAGATTTTTCCAGTCAAATAAAAAATATCATAGAATGTTACATAAGCGTCTGTGATCCGCTGGATTATCTCCACTCAAAAAACCTTATTCACTGCGATATTAAACCTGGTCACATCATGATTGATCCGGATACGAATACAACATATTTGATTGATTTTGAACTCGCCATAAGAAAAGCTGACATAATAAAGGGTATAAGCATGGATTATGCCTCCCCTGAGCAGATTGACCTGCTGCATAATCTCAGAAATCAGCCAGAAAATATTCCCCTGGAAGCAATTTCATTCTTTTTGTCCCTTGATGATAAGACAGATATCTATTCTACCGGTGCAGTCATGTATGAAACCTTGACAAAACAGAAATGGAAGGATTCAAAAATACCACCAAGAGATATAAACCGCTTGATTCCACAGAAACTAGAGGACGTAATAATGGCTTCACTGGAGGAAGATCCCTCAAACAGGATAGCCACGGCAAAACAGTTGAAACAATCATTGCAAAATCTTTTATAA
- a CDS encoding ammonium transporter, whose translation MKWINLAYFIVCVSCLVYFGSKVVCAGDPSGENTFSDSIEGLKVSINMTWTLVAAFLVFSMQAGFAFLGGFLQSKNMLGYMAHCFVDGTIGALVFWMFGFALMFGGSGLHSGLESGNSIIGYSGFFLAGEAYDVQSIMFWLFQMVFCTKAVTIIAGAVAERMKFAPYLIYSFVVCGFIYPVYGHWVWGGGWLGNLPIGSGVMDFAGSAVVHTIGGMLALVGAFFLGPRSKKFNPDGSSNAIPGHDLTLVVVGTLLLAFGWFGFNAGSTCAATDLRISVVAVNTFIAAAAGATIVIFISYAYFGFSDIGLACNGALGGLVAITGPCAFVAPWAAVVIGLLAGLVMWGTVIFVESKLKIDDPLGAVAVHGANGIWGMLALGIFADGTYGGVNGLITGSGAQLLAQAIGVAVAMGWALGIGSILFFVLKVTMGLRVSELIEHEGVDIHLHGSPCYPAQEEITSQVGPVIEQEIETRETALLEESLAKDASREKIYSEKLGRWIYAKLKQE comes from the coding sequence ATGAAATGGATTAATCTGGCTTATTTTATCGTGTGTGTTTCGTGTCTTGTGTATTTTGGCTCAAAGGTTGTATGCGCTGGTGATCCAAGCGGCGAAAATACCTTTTCTGATAGTATTGAAGGACTTAAAGTCTCCATTAACATGACATGGACTCTCGTTGCTGCATTCCTGGTGTTTTCCATGCAGGCAGGTTTTGCATTCCTGGGCGGTTTCTTACAGTCTAAAAACATGTTAGGCTATATGGCACACTGTTTCGTCGATGGAACTATCGGCGCGCTCGTTTTCTGGATGTTTGGTTTTGCATTGATGTTTGGCGGATCAGGACTCCACTCGGGTCTTGAAAGTGGAAACTCGATTATAGGATACAGCGGGTTCTTTCTTGCTGGTGAGGCTTATGACGTTCAGTCTATCATGTTCTGGCTATTCCAGATGGTATTCTGCACAAAGGCAGTCACCATTATTGCCGGAGCTGTGGCTGAACGTATGAAATTCGCCCCGTATTTAATCTACAGCTTTGTTGTATGCGGATTTATCTATCCTGTTTACGGGCACTGGGTATGGGGTGGTGGCTGGCTAGGAAATCTCCCCATTGGCTCAGGCGTCATGGACTTTGCAGGATCAGCAGTAGTGCACACTATTGGTGGTATGCTTGCCCTGGTCGGGGCGTTTTTCCTGGGACCACGATCTAAGAAATTCAACCCGGACGGGTCATCAAACGCCATCCCCGGTCACGACCTTACCCTGGTAGTTGTTGGTACACTGCTTCTGGCATTTGGCTGGTTCGGTTTCAATGCGGGCAGCACATGTGCGGCAACTGACTTAAGGATCTCCGTCGTAGCCGTAAATACCTTTATCGCCGCAGCTGCCGGAGCCACTATCGTAATCTTTATCTCATATGCTTACTTTGGTTTCAGCGATATCGGTCTTGCATGTAACGGTGCACTTGGCGGGTTGGTAGCAATAACCGGTCCTTGCGCCTTTGTCGCCCCCTGGGCTGCTGTAGTGATTGGTTTGCTTGCCGGACTGGTAATGTGGGGAACCGTTATCTTTGTTGAATCAAAGCTCAAAATAGACGATCCCCTTGGTGCAGTCGCCGTGCACGGTGCAAACGGCATATGGGGCATGCTTGCGCTTGGAATATTTGCTGATGGTACATACGGAGGCGTAAACGGCCTCATAACCGGTTCCGGTGCGCAGCTTCTTGCCCAGGCAATCGGTGTTGCTGTTGCAATGGGATGGGCACTCGGTATCGGTAGTATCTTATTTTTTGTACTAAAAGTAACGATGGGATTACGTGTTTCCGAATTGATTGAACACGAAGGCGTGGACATCCACCTTCATGGATCACCTTGTTACCCTGCCCAGGAAGAGATCACTTCTCAGGTAGGCCCTGTAATTGAGCAGGAGATAGAGACCAGAGAAACTGCATTACTGGAAGAATCTCTGGCCAAGGATGCGAGCAGGGAAAAAATCTACTCTGAAAAACTCGGAAGATGGATTTACGCCAAACTGAAGCAAGAGTAG
- a CDS encoding P-II family nitrogen regulator, with amino-acid sequence MKKIEAIIRPEKFDIIKDALTEQGYAGMSVTELKGHGNQKGVSEVWRGKRYRVDLLPKIKLEIVVKDEDEEKVINTIIAESQTGSIGDGKIFVHDLSNVYRIRTAEQGDVAI; translated from the coding sequence GTGAAAAAAATAGAGGCTATAATCCGTCCCGAAAAATTTGATATAATTAAAGATGCTCTGACAGAGCAGGGATACGCGGGTATGTCTGTTACCGAGTTAAAGGGGCACGGCAACCAAAAGGGTGTCAGTGAAGTCTGGCGAGGAAAGAGGTACCGAGTAGACCTCCTGCCAAAGATAAAGCTGGAAATTGTAGTGAAAGATGAGGATGAGGAAAAAGTAATCAACACGATTATTGCCGAGTCGCAGACAGGCAGCATTGGAGATGGAAAGATATTTGTACATGATCTTTCCAATGTCTACAGGATTCGAACCGCAGAGCAGGGCGACGTTGCAATCTGA
- the amt gene encoding ammonium transporter — MVFKMKNLWLYLFVASITVFLLFGISEAGDPTGDKTFALDLRGINLSNSFSWILLTGFTILFMQVGFVLLGGLIPAKNTLNYMTHCFIATTLGVLIYWFVGFGLMFGGFEFLGAHIGKGNEYLGTSGFMLLGDAYDVRTILLFLFMAVVATFIGSIIAGAVAERMKLCSYVLLLFFVYIFIYPIYGHWVWGEGWLWNLPYGVGVRDFAGSGVVHAIGGTIGFVGAAFLGARKGKYNDDGSSNTIEGHNVGYMIIGTILLMFGWLGYDAGSTLASGDLRASVIAANTLLAGSVGAVTVLFLTYLISGHTDVGEACNGCLAGLVAISAPCAYVAPWGAVLIGFIGSILYLISVWIIANKFRVDDPLGACSVHGANGFWGLIALGIFADGSYGGVQGVITGHYGQLVSQLIACGVAFAWAGGLSFVIFSMLRGSKGNSKMRVSEDVEKEGLDINIHGTACYPIQEPAGGANSHGAVA, encoded by the coding sequence ATGGTGTTTAAAATGAAAAATTTGTGGTTGTATTTATTTGTTGCCAGCATTACTGTTTTTCTGTTGTTTGGTATTTCTGAAGCGGGAGATCCGACCGGAGATAAAACTTTTGCGTTAGATCTCAGAGGGATTAATTTATCTAACAGTTTTTCTTGGATCCTGCTGACCGGATTTACTATTTTATTCATGCAGGTGGGTTTTGTATTGTTAGGCGGGTTAATTCCCGCAAAGAATACATTAAATTATATGACCCATTGTTTCATTGCCACCACCCTTGGTGTACTCATATACTGGTTTGTAGGGTTCGGGCTCATGTTTGGAGGATTTGAATTCTTAGGAGCGCATATCGGGAAAGGAAATGAATATCTGGGGACCAGCGGTTTCATGTTACTGGGAGATGCATATGACGTCAGAACAATACTGTTGTTTCTGTTCATGGCCGTTGTTGCAACCTTCATAGGCAGCATTATTGCCGGGGCTGTTGCCGAGAGAATGAAACTTTGTTCCTATGTGCTGCTTCTTTTCTTCGTGTATATTTTTATCTATCCCATCTATGGGCATTGGGTATGGGGAGAAGGCTGGCTATGGAATCTTCCGTATGGTGTGGGTGTTCGAGATTTTGCAGGTTCAGGTGTAGTACATGCAATCGGTGGTACAATCGGTTTTGTGGGTGCCGCTTTCCTGGGAGCAAGAAAAGGGAAGTACAACGATGATGGTTCTTCGAATACCATAGAAGGTCATAATGTTGGCTACATGATTATCGGTACGATACTCCTGATGTTTGGATGGTTAGGGTATGATGCAGGAAGCACTTTGGCATCTGGTGACCTCAGAGCGTCCGTAATTGCTGCAAACACATTGCTTGCGGGTTCAGTAGGGGCTGTTACGGTACTGTTTCTTACTTACCTGATTTCAGGGCACACCGATGTTGGTGAAGCGTGTAACGGGTGCCTGGCCGGCCTGGTTGCTATTTCCGCACCTTGTGCCTATGTTGCACCGTGGGGAGCAGTTCTGATAGGGTTTATCGGTTCTATTCTCTATCTGATTTCAGTCTGGATTATTGCAAATAAATTCAGAGTTGATGATCCGCTGGGTGCATGCTCGGTGCATGGTGCTAATGGTTTTTGGGGTCTGATTGCATTGGGTATTTTTGCCGATGGTTCATATGGTGGTGTTCAGGGTGTAATAACCGGTCACTATGGTCAGTTAGTCTCACAATTAATTGCCTGTGGTGTAGCATTTGCCTGGGCAGGCGGTTTAAGTTTTGTAATTTTCAGTATGCTGCGTGGAAGTAAAGGCAATTCAAAGATGAGGGTGTCTGAGGATGTTGAAAAAGAGGGGTTGGACATCAACATTCATGGCACAGCATGTTATCCAATTCAGGAACCTGCTGGAGGCGCTAATTCACACGGTGCTGTTGCATAG
- a CDS encoding aspartate/glutamate racemase family protein, whose amino-acid sequence MTFSTLGKIHSDIDKVKLILRKKDKTFFNKYCHLFEQLKQSRQRFIDTINLTMEDGRTKPIKLFLVQHNLAFGPGHGVLQFIKEIHLPKGVLRSPSHNTMDMVEKWILEEVEAAATSTSLRHVLHNIKLGGACCAVALLELKRIDDHIEIVPINLTDIEEARLSREIGHRLVKYHIMGTESLWLEPDNLTTNEQIIQWVEDEALKTLSLRQLFTPRDKKLFETLNRIHHHAGTINRNSVDPDKTKRILETPYHDEAQDWLKEWKSTRRGETATEELLSRTSNAGKHYRRQILRISLKYRILPSLAKKILPVQRLLTVMHLPIKDYKPNGQIAILDTGIAPAIVEQHITKLPNLHDEDIVVISVLAKRLGGSSPEMIVQLCRIYIEAAYNLGAKVVLLCNTMDANARETLAKEFNIPILGPIRPAIQAVKKYLEPKNSGRHTIGVIATRATIAAGAYERETGKSMPAARILNVIAPLLATLIDMIATGVSGSEITHQRNVAILEANLLPLTKKNIDILVLGCTHYSVFEQAIHDFWIRSTGKDIVIVNSSRELPKFTAAYLKENRILSTRSNAHKGTLSHIASQEYAAEFKRGVMNITGRNVKVIPMDIGKVVGRLSEKERFFQETVYKESREDVNLRAFIINSNLSAEAKVAIADTLYGAGNLNKNHSHREILTIELTDELMRELVLLAIRDTGMLRILSSAVHSDLEVVEAENRKGEHNIFVRNTTQNFFIIGENNHFTRVLLPSEKNFFSGLLYFKTAAGKFIHVDQLDLSFFPNTLFQPRHHRELNEFNEALKEIKKIKQEMEWNKEYPRHSKDSALKVKNYLDRIGFQGVSLETKKTEDIIHTYVILILMDTEVIVDISASQYEVWKGAGAVSCMRDLGVVVIPRSEVENMQKSDPESLFFYHGKHP is encoded by the coding sequence ATGACTTTTAGTACTTTAGGAAAAATACATAGTGATATAGACAAAGTCAAGCTAATTCTCCGAAAAAAAGACAAAACTTTCTTCAATAAGTACTGTCATCTATTTGAGCAATTAAAACAATCACGGCAAAGATTTATCGATACCATAAATCTCACTATGGAAGACGGCAGGACAAAACCCATAAAACTCTTTCTGGTTCAACACAACCTTGCCTTCGGGCCAGGCCATGGTGTCCTGCAATTTATCAAAGAAATACACCTCCCAAAGGGTGTGCTGAGGTCTCCATCCCACAATACCATGGACATGGTTGAGAAATGGATTCTTGAAGAGGTGGAAGCTGCGGCTACCAGTACAAGCCTGCGCCACGTGCTCCATAATATAAAGCTTGGCGGAGCATGCTGCGCTGTTGCCCTGCTGGAACTTAAAAGGATTGATGATCATATTGAAATCGTTCCTATTAATCTGACAGATATTGAGGAAGCACGGCTCTCCAGAGAAATCGGGCACCGTCTTGTGAAATATCATATTATGGGAACTGAGAGTTTATGGCTTGAGCCTGATAACCTTACAACAAACGAACAAATCATACAATGGGTAGAGGATGAAGCCTTAAAAACTCTCTCATTAAGACAACTCTTTACACCAAGAGACAAAAAACTGTTTGAAACACTGAACAGGATTCACCACCATGCAGGAACGATAAACAGAAATTCAGTTGATCCTGATAAAACAAAAAGAATACTAGAAACACCTTATCACGATGAAGCCCAGGACTGGTTAAAGGAATGGAAATCAACAAGACGGGGAGAAACTGCAACAGAAGAGCTGCTCTCGAGGACTTCAAATGCTGGCAAACACTACAGGCGTCAAATACTGAGAATTTCCCTGAAGTACCGGATCCTCCCCTCTTTGGCAAAAAAAATCCTGCCTGTCCAGCGTCTTCTTACCGTAATGCACCTCCCCATTAAAGACTATAAACCCAACGGTCAGATAGCCATCCTTGACACGGGAATTGCCCCCGCCATTGTCGAACAGCATATAACAAAACTACCGAACCTCCATGATGAAGATATTGTAGTCATAAGCGTATTAGCAAAGCGTCTTGGGGGAAGTTCTCCAGAGATGATCGTTCAGCTTTGCCGGATATACATTGAAGCCGCTTATAATCTGGGAGCAAAAGTCGTACTCCTTTGCAACACAATGGATGCTAATGCACGGGAAACTCTGGCGAAAGAGTTCAACATACCAATTCTTGGCCCCATAAGACCTGCAATACAGGCAGTAAAAAAATATCTGGAACCGAAGAATTCCGGGAGACATACTATTGGAGTTATTGCTACCAGGGCAACGATTGCCGCTGGCGCATATGAACGTGAAACCGGTAAATCCATGCCTGCCGCGAGAATACTTAATGTCATAGCACCGTTGTTAGCAACCCTGATTGATATGATTGCAACCGGCGTAAGCGGGTCAGAGATCACCCACCAGAGAAATGTGGCAATACTCGAAGCAAATCTTCTTCCGCTTACAAAAAAAAACATCGATATTCTCGTCCTGGGATGTACCCATTACAGTGTATTCGAGCAGGCTATACACGATTTCTGGATTCGCTCTACCGGAAAAGATATTGTTATTGTAAACTCTTCCAGAGAACTTCCAAAATTTACTGCAGCCTATTTGAAAGAAAACCGTATATTATCAACCAGGAGTAATGCCCATAAAGGCACCCTGTCGCACATAGCCAGCCAGGAATATGCTGCTGAATTTAAACGGGGAGTCATGAATATCACCGGTCGCAATGTCAAGGTAATCCCGATGGACATTGGTAAAGTCGTCGGAAGATTGAGCGAGAAAGAGAGATTCTTTCAGGAAACGGTATACAAGGAGAGCAGGGAAGATGTTAATCTCCGGGCTTTCATTATCAACTCGAATCTTTCCGCTGAAGCCAAAGTGGCCATTGCAGACACATTATATGGGGCAGGGAATTTGAATAAAAACCACTCTCATCGCGAAATACTGACAATTGAGCTAACTGACGAGCTCATGAGAGAACTGGTATTGCTCGCCATCCGGGATACCGGCATGCTGAGGATTCTATCTTCCGCCGTACATTCTGATCTTGAAGTAGTAGAAGCGGAAAACAGGAAAGGTGAACACAACATCTTTGTAAGAAATACTACCCAAAACTTCTTTATTATTGGAGAAAATAATCACTTTACTCGAGTCTTACTGCCATCAGAAAAAAACTTTTTTTCCGGTTTGCTGTATTTTAAAACGGCAGCAGGTAAATTCATACATGTGGACCAACTGGACCTGTCGTTTTTCCCAAATACTCTCTTTCAGCCCCGTCATCACAGAGAATTAAATGAATTTAATGAAGCGCTCAAAGAAATCAAAAAAATCAAGCAGGAGATGGAATGGAATAAGGAGTACCCCAGGCACTCAAAAGATTCTGCCTTGAAAGTTAAGAACTATCTCGATAGGATCGGCTTTCAAGGTGTTTCGTTGGAAACAAAAAAAACTGAGGATATTATTCATACGTATGTTATTCTTATCCTTATGGATACCGAAGTTATTGTCGACATTTCCGCAAGCCAGTATGAAGTATGGAAAGGTGCT